A region of [Bacteroides] pectinophilus DNA encodes the following proteins:
- a CDS encoding single-stranded DNA-binding protein: MNRVILMGRLTRDPDIRYSQSAEDSMAIARFTLAVDRRGSRNNQNGDQQSADFISCVAFRRQAEFAEKYLHQGTKIVLQGSIRTGSYTNKDGQRVYTTEVIADDLEFAESKAAAASGEASYAGHSRPEPSAAAGDGFMNIPDGVEDEGLPFN, translated from the coding sequence ATGAATAGAGTAATTTTGATGGGAAGATTGACAAGGGATCCTGATATCCGCTATTCACAGAGCGCAGAGGATTCAATGGCAATCGCAAGATTTACATTGGCGGTAGACAGACGTGGTTCACGTAATAATCAGAATGGTGACCAGCAGTCAGCAGACTTCATAAGCTGTGTGGCTTTCAGGAGACAGGCTGAATTTGCTGAGAAGTATCTTCATCAGGGTACCAAGATTGTTCTTCAGGGAAGCATCCGTACAGGAAGCTATACCAACAAGGATGGTCAGAGGGTATATACTACTGAGGTTATTGCAGATGACCTTGAATTTGCAGAGAGCAAGGCTGCAGCTGCCAGTGGAGAGGCATCTTATGCCGGCCACTCAAGACCTGAGCCAAGTGCGGCAGCAGGCGATGGATTTATGAATATTCCTGACGGAGTGGAGGACGAAGGTTTGCCTTTTAACTAG
- the rpsF gene encoding 30S ribosomal protein S6 codes for MNKYELTVVVSANVEDEVRVNTVEQVKELVARFGGVISNVEDCGKKRLAYEIQHMKDGFYYFIKFDADAAAPAEIESRIRIMDNVIRFLIVKEEA; via the coding sequence ATGAACAAGTATGAATTAACAGTTGTTGTTAGTGCGAACGTTGAAGATGAAGTCAGAGTCAATACTGTTGAGCAGGTTAAGGAATTAGTTGCTCGTTTTGGCGGTGTGATTTCTAATGTTGAGGATTGTGGCAAGAAGAGACTTGCATACGAGATTCAGCACATGAAAGACGGTTTTTATTACTTCATCAAGTTTGATGCAGATGCAGCAGCGCCTGCAGAAATCGAAAGCAGAATCCGCATCATGGACAATGTTATTCGTTTCCTCATCGTTAAGGAAGAAGCTTAA
- a CDS encoding sugar phosphate nucleotidyltransferase has protein sequence MKDTTLVIMAAGIGSRFGGGIKQLEPMGPNGEIIMDYSIHDAVEAGFNKVVFVIRKDLEETFKEVIGNRIATKVNVEYVFQEIDNLPEGFGVPEGRKKPWGTGQAILACKGVVNEPFMVINADDYYGKEGFVKIHEYLTDGHKTDVEYDMCMAGFILGNTLSDNGAVTRGVCVVDDNEHLIGVNETSGIVKTADGAAYEKDGKLVPIDPKSHVSMNMWGFTPEFLDVLDAGFREFLGGLKEGDIKSEYLLPSIVDSMIKDGRAAVTVLESNDKWFGVTYKEDKPTVVASIRKLIDEGKYPESLY, from the coding sequence ATGAAAGACACTACACTTGTAATTATGGCTGCGGGAATCGGCAGCAGATTTGGCGGCGGAATTAAGCAGCTTGAGCCAATGGGACCTAATGGTGAGATTATTATGGATTATTCAATCCATGATGCGGTTGAGGCAGGATTTAATAAGGTTGTATTTGTAATACGTAAGGATCTTGAGGAGACATTCAAGGAAGTAATAGGCAACAGAATCGCAACAAAGGTTAATGTAGAATATGTATTTCAGGAGATAGACAATCTTCCTGAAGGCTTTGGTGTACCTGAAGGCAGAAAGAAGCCTTGGGGAACAGGTCAGGCAATTCTTGCATGCAAGGGTGTGGTTAATGAGCCTTTTATGGTAATCAATGCAGATGACTATTATGGCAAGGAAGGCTTTGTGAAGATTCATGAATATCTTACTGACGGACATAAGACAGATGTTGAGTATGATATGTGTATGGCAGGATTTATCCTTGGCAATACATTAAGCGATAATGGTGCAGTAACAAGAGGCGTATGTGTTGTTGATGATAATGAACATCTTATCGGTGTTAATGAGACTTCAGGAATTGTAAAGACTGCCGACGGTGCGGCTTATGAGAAGGATGGTAAGCTTGTTCCTATCGATCCTAAGAGCCATGTGTCAATGAATATGTGGGGATTCACACCTGAGTTTCTTGATGTGCTTGACGCGGGATTCAGAGAGTTCCTTGGCGGACTTAAGGAAGGCGACATTAAGAGTGAGTATCTTCTTCCGTCAATTGTTGATTCAATGATTAAGGATGGAAGAGCTGCCGTTACGGTTCTTGAGTCTAACGATAAGTGGTTTGGTGTTACATACAAGGAAGATAAGCCGACGGTTGTAGCTTCCATAAGAAAGCTTATTGACGAAGGCAAGTATCCGGAGAGCCTTTACTAA
- a CDS encoding NAD-dependent protein deacylase produces MHNTDNTENDNKIQKFRQMVCDSDNVVFFGGAGVSTESGIPDFRGVDGLYNQKYKYPPEEIISHSFYMRNPEEFFRFYKDRMLYPEAEPSTTHIKLAELEQKGILKGVITQNIDGLHQKAGSRHVVELHGSVLRNYCEKCGRFYGIDAILNADGVPVCECGGRIKPDVVLYEEGLNEADISEAVRLIEEADVLIVGGTSLGVYPAAGLIRYYRGHKLVLINKTPTPFDGKADLLIHDSLGKVFGVL; encoded by the coding sequence ATGCATAATACAGATAATACGGAAAATGACAATAAGATTCAAAAGTTCAGGCAGATGGTCTGCGATAGTGATAATGTAGTATTCTTTGGCGGTGCGGGTGTGTCGACGGAGAGCGGAATACCGGATTTCAGAGGAGTTGACGGCCTTTACAATCAGAAGTACAAGTATCCTCCGGAAGAGATAATAAGTCATTCGTTTTATATGAGAAATCCGGAAGAATTCTTCAGATTCTACAAAGACAGAATGCTTTATCCGGAAGCAGAACCTTCAACAACGCACATAAAGCTGGCAGAACTTGAACAAAAAGGAATACTGAAAGGCGTTATAACACAGAATATTGACGGGCTTCATCAAAAAGCGGGAAGCAGACATGTGGTGGAACTGCATGGATCTGTATTACGGAATTACTGTGAAAAGTGCGGCAGATTCTATGGTATCGATGCAATACTTAATGCGGACGGTGTTCCTGTCTGTGAGTGTGGAGGTCGCATAAAGCCTGATGTTGTCTTATACGAAGAAGGACTTAACGAAGCGGATATAAGTGAGGCTGTCAGGCTTATAGAAGAGGCGGATGTGCTTATCGTCGGAGGGACTTCTCTCGGCGTATATCCTGCGGCAGGCCTCATAAGATATTACCGCGGGCATAAGCTGGTTCTGATAAATAAGACACCGACACCGTTTGACGGCAAAGCTGATCTGCTTATACATGATTCGCTCGGAAAGGTGTTCGGAGTCCTTTAG
- a CDS encoding DUF951 domain-containing protein — protein sequence MVYDVGDIVQLKKGHPCGSNEWEILRVGADFRLRCCGCSHMIMVPRRMVEKNTKKLIKKQDH from the coding sequence ATGGTTTATGATGTGGGCGATATCGTGCAGTTAAAAAAAGGTCATCCATGCGGAAGTAATGAATGGGAGATTCTTAGAGTCGGTGCTGATTTCAGGCTGAGATGCTGTGGATGCTCCCATATGATAATGGTTCCACGCAGAATGGTTGAGAAGAATACAAAGAAGCTGATTAAAAAGCAGGATCATTAA
- the rpsR gene encoding 30S ribosomal protein S18 — MDKKTGDKAETQMRRRPMRRRKKVCIFCADQSKAIDYKDVNLLKRYVSERGKILPRRITGNCAKHQRALTVAVKRARHIALMPYSVD; from the coding sequence ATGGATAAGAAGACTGGCGATAAGGCTGAGACTCAGATGAGAAGAAGACCTATGCGCAGAAGAAAGAAAGTCTGCATTTTCTGTGCAGATCAGAGTAAGGCAATTGATTATAAGGATGTAAACCTGCTTAAGAGATATGTATCTGAGCGTGGTAAGATTCTTCCTAGAAGAATCACAGGTAACTGTGCAAAGCATCAGAGAGCACTTACAGTAGCTGTTAAGAGAGCTCGTCACATTGCACTTATGCCATATTCAGTTGACTAA